In Marivirga salinae, a single window of DNA contains:
- a CDS encoding toxin-antitoxin system YwqK family antitoxin gives MKNYKKYWICAIILTCFNYQISAQIDSIFYNSGELKAFGELKNELKHGEWKYFYPKGKLNATHHYNEGKFNGKIIKYFPDGQILAEENWVKDELQGESTYYFENGQVEKQGKYLNSSYHGEWEFYYENGKLRQIGNYNKAIPNGLWIYYNESGQIVQKGNYKNGKEDGIWQYFDDKGRKTYEGHYTKGEKTGDWYYFNRFGKKKKVDKSELD, from the coding sequence GTGAAAAATTATAAAAAATATTGGATATGCGCAATTATATTAACATGCTTTAATTATCAAATTTCTGCCCAAATAGACTCTATATTTTACAATTCAGGTGAATTGAAAGCTTTCGGTGAACTAAAAAATGAGCTTAAACATGGTGAATGGAAATACTTTTATCCTAAAGGAAAATTAAATGCCACTCATCATTATAATGAAGGGAAATTTAACGGGAAGATCATTAAATATTTTCCTGACGGACAGATTTTAGCAGAGGAAAACTGGGTGAAAGATGAACTCCAAGGTGAATCCACCTATTATTTTGAAAACGGGCAGGTTGAAAAGCAAGGCAAATATTTAAATAGCAGTTATCATGGTGAATGGGAATTTTACTATGAAAATGGAAAGCTAAGGCAAATAGGAAATTATAATAAGGCTATTCCAAACGGACTTTGGATATATTATAATGAATCAGGTCAAATCGTGCAAAAAGGAAATTATAAAAACGGAAAAGAAGATGGAATTTGGCAATATTTCGATGATAAAGGACGAAAAACCTATGAAGGGCATTACACAAAGGGAGAGAAAACGGGTGATTGGTATTATTTCAACAGATTTGGCAAAAAGAAAAAGGTAGATAAATCAGAACTAGATTAA
- a CDS encoding BamA/TamA family outer membrane protein, whose product MATLRMVFATLSLDNVFKAVYLVFKIIQNIRNLITYNTINEKKFINTSLRWVIIFLFVMVGLQNANGQVSVDTDPGNLEIVNSPGDSLQNRILFLENIEIKGNKKTKKRIITREIDLQTNVSYTFKELRELIKLDENKIFNTGLFNSVKAELEFAENSENSVNVIFFVEERWYIWPSVIFKLADRNFSDWLFNQNAATDRFEYGFKFDQFNVRGLNERLSAMAQFGFKRRFYFGYNIPYLNKDQTFGMGLSFSFSELDQIDYTNVENKRLFISADSIFGDDNERQIISNTLTSNVFFNYRESFYNTHTLRLTYSRTTILEEVLQFNEDYLGSNRDLEQDYFGLTYIFRRDFRDRNNYPLKGFLIDGRLSKIGLGIFNDINQGSAEALVAYYKPLKHNFNIASSLTGYTSYPRFQPYNNMQGLGFANNLLKGYELYVIQGQHYIMNKMELKKRIFSIEANLGRLMPLKQFRKVPIAAYFKVFFDQGYVQNNLPESSRTTVNSILSNRYIYSYGAGLDIVTYYDAVLRLEYSINALNEAGFFINVKSGI is encoded by the coding sequence GTGGCAACTTTACGTATGGTTTTTGCGACTTTATCTTTAGATAATGTTTTCAAAGCAGTTTATTTAGTATTTAAAATTATTCAGAATATCAGAAATCTTATTACATATAACACAATTAATGAAAAGAAATTTATAAATACTTCTTTAAGATGGGTTATTATATTTCTATTTGTGATGGTTGGTTTACAAAATGCCAATGGTCAAGTTTCTGTTGATACTGATCCTGGAAATTTAGAAATTGTCAATAGTCCAGGAGATAGTCTACAAAATCGAATTCTTTTTCTAGAGAATATAGAAATTAAAGGTAATAAAAAGACTAAAAAGAGAATTATAACTAGAGAGATCGATCTTCAAACCAATGTTAGTTATACTTTTAAGGAATTACGGGAGCTGATTAAGTTAGATGAAAATAAAATTTTCAATACAGGTTTATTCAATAGTGTAAAGGCTGAGCTTGAGTTTGCGGAAAATTCTGAAAATAGTGTGAATGTAATTTTCTTTGTTGAGGAAAGGTGGTATATCTGGCCTAGTGTTATATTTAAATTAGCAGACAGGAATTTTAGCGATTGGCTTTTTAATCAGAATGCTGCAACTGATCGATTCGAATATGGATTTAAATTTGATCAATTTAATGTGAGAGGTCTGAACGAAAGACTTTCAGCAATGGCCCAATTTGGGTTTAAAAGGCGCTTCTACTTTGGATATAATATTCCCTACCTTAATAAAGATCAAACCTTCGGGATGGGACTAAGTTTTTCATTTAGTGAACTGGACCAAATCGATTATACTAATGTTGAAAATAAAAGATTGTTCATTAGTGCTGATAGTATTTTTGGAGATGATAATGAAAGACAAATAATTTCAAACACACTTACTAGTAATGTTTTCTTTAATTATAGAGAGTCTTTTTATAACACACATACTCTGCGCTTAACTTATTCGCGTACGACTATTCTTGAAGAAGTATTACAATTCAATGAAGATTATTTAGGGTCAAATAGAGATTTAGAACAAGATTATTTTGGTTTAACCTATATTTTCAGAAGAGATTTTAGAGACAGAAATAATTATCCTTTGAAAGGATTTTTGATTGATGGAAGGTTGTCTAAAATTGGGTTGGGTATTTTTAATGATATAAATCAAGGATCTGCTGAGGCTTTAGTAGCTTATTATAAACCTTTAAAACATAATTTCAATATAGCTTCTTCACTTACTGGCTATACGAGTTATCCTAGGTTTCAACCCTACAATAATATGCAAGGATTGGGGTTTGCAAATAATCTATTGAAAGGTTATGAGCTATATGTTATACAAGGGCAACATTATATAATGAATAAAATGGAGTTGAAGAAAAGAATATTTTCAATTGAGGCCAATTTAGGAAGATTAATGCCTTTGAAGCAATTTAGAAAAGTGCCAATTGCGGCTTATTTTAAAGTGTTTTTTGATCAAGGTTATGTCCAAAACAACTTGCCAGAAAGCAGTCGCACCACAGTCAATTCGATTTTATCAAACAGATATATTTATAGCTATGGTGCTGGATTAGACATAGTAACATATTATGATGCGGTGCTAAGGCTAGAATATTCTATTAATGCATTAAATGAAGCAGGCTTTTTTATTAATGTGAAGTCTGGGATTTAA
- the yidD gene encoding membrane protein insertion efficiency factor YidD: MKTLSKDKVAKTIRKVATWPVLFYQYGISPLFPSSCRFTPTCSEYTKQAILKYGLIKGSKLSAKRISKCHPWGGSGYDPVP; the protein is encoded by the coding sequence TTGAAAACATTATCTAAAGATAAAGTCGCAAAAACCATACGTAAAGTTGCCACTTGGCCTGTATTATTCTATCAGTATGGTATATCGCCTTTATTCCCATCCTCATGTCGATTCACGCCTACTTGTTCAGAATACACCAAACAGGCAATTTTAAAATACGGTTTAATAAAAGGTTCGAAATTATCAGCTAAACGGATTTCAAAATGTCATCCATGGGGTGGGTCGGGATATGATCCAGTACCTTAA
- the lgt gene encoding prolipoprotein diacylglyceryl transferase: MLSYIVWSPKPYIVDLGFTELRWYGLLFALGFIISQQIMFHIFKKEGKKERQVEILTLYMVIATIIGARLGHVLFYEPVRYLSNPVDIFKVWEGGLASHGGAIGILIALYLFARKYKDISYLWILDRIVIVVAITAVLIRTGNFMNSEIIGEPTDKAYGVVFGREVELRLNYLTTAIEDVEVESVKSSSLIEGTEEREFDYPVKLVVSYNNQNKMEDVKRFTETKLLSKLQDSNISQHVVFSKNAKFEYNQKGDFVYATTYGNGVPRHATQLYEAISHFLIFVLLFYLWNNNRSGLADGRLFGIFLIGGFGSRFFLEFIKENQVAFEEGLALNMGQWLSIPLVLAGIYFVIQSVRAQKRN, translated from the coding sequence ATGCTTAGCTATATAGTGTGGTCACCCAAACCATATATTGTGGATTTGGGATTTACTGAATTAAGGTGGTATGGTTTACTTTTTGCCTTAGGTTTTATCATTTCTCAACAAATAATGTTTCATATCTTCAAAAAAGAAGGTAAAAAAGAGAGACAAGTTGAGATTCTTACGTTGTATATGGTAATTGCTACAATTATTGGTGCAAGGTTAGGTCATGTTTTGTTTTATGAGCCTGTTCGATATCTAAGCAATCCAGTGGACATCTTTAAAGTTTGGGAAGGTGGATTGGCTAGTCATGGTGGGGCAATTGGAATCTTGATTGCGCTTTATTTATTTGCTAGAAAATATAAAGATATTAGTTATTTATGGATTCTAGACAGGATAGTAATAGTAGTAGCGATTACAGCTGTTTTGATACGGACTGGTAATTTCATGAATTCAGAAATTATAGGGGAGCCAACTGACAAAGCCTATGGAGTTGTTTTTGGTCGTGAAGTTGAATTAAGACTAAACTATTTAACTACCGCCATAGAAGATGTGGAGGTTGAAAGTGTTAAATCTTCTAGTTTGATTGAGGGAACAGAAGAGCGTGAGTTTGATTATCCTGTTAAATTAGTTGTTTCGTACAACAATCAAAACAAAATGGAGGATGTAAAGAGGTTTACGGAAACTAAATTGTTAAGCAAATTACAAGATTCAAATATTAGCCAGCACGTTGTATTTTCGAAAAATGCTAAATTTGAATATAACCAAAAGGGAGATTTTGTATATGCAACAACTTATGGAAATGGTGTTCCAAGGCATGCAACACAATTATATGAGGCCATTTCACATTTTCTAATTTTTGTATTATTATTTTATTTGTGGAACAATAATAGAAGTGGATTGGCAGATGGAAGACTTTTTGGTATATTTCTAATTGGTGGTTTTGGGTCAAGATTCTTTTTAGAGTTTATAAAAGAAAATCAGGTTGCTTTTGAAGAGGGGCTGGCATTAAATATGGGGCAGTGGCTCAGTATTCCCCTAGTATTGGCAGGAATTTATTTTGTAATTCAATCGGTTAGGGCTCAAAAACGGAATTAA
- the nadE gene encoding NAD(+) synthase, producing the protein MKIAGATLNQIPMDWDGNTHNILEALNDAQQQDVKLLCFPELSICGYGCEDVFLSEWMWRKALKTLTEKILPAAPNLAFTAGLPIKFEDKMYNCVAFCSGGQIQYIIPKQNLAQDGVHYEPRWFTAWEVGKQANISLNGKEIPIGDYVIEFEEYTIGFEICEDAWRDDRPANRLCERGVNLILNPSASHFAIDKSLSRQDLVLSSSEKYNCTYIYANLLGNEAGRMIYDGELMIAKNGELKFRNELLSFRNYQLGIWDTQKDHAKIASPFKSNPNQEFRKAVSLALFDYLRKSYSNGFVLSLSGGADSSTSAVLVAEMIRLGIEELGLELFLKKIHKADWYEELKIEEEASKIIANRIFTTAYQSTENSGYTTFESAKKLANEIGAIFYHWNIDDEVNGYTQKISDNIGRKLNWEQDDIALQNIQARARSPIIWILANIKNALLLTTSNRSEGSVGYTTMDGDTSGSIAPIAAIGKPFIIQWLKWAEKNLGYKSLSYVNSLQPTAELRPENKAQSDETDLMPYPLLQKIEELAIRERFSPVEIYKELKISWDGNINILKPSIQKFFKLWSRNQWKRERIAVSFHLDDYNVDPKTWCRFPILSSSFKEELEELEKAE; encoded by the coding sequence ATGAAAATTGCAGGTGCAACGCTTAATCAAATCCCAATGGATTGGGATGGAAATACTCACAATATTTTAGAAGCTTTAAATGATGCTCAACAGCAGGATGTTAAATTATTGTGTTTCCCAGAATTAAGCATTTGTGGTTATGGCTGCGAAGATGTCTTTTTAAGTGAATGGATGTGGAGAAAAGCGCTAAAGACATTAACCGAAAAGATACTTCCTGCAGCACCAAATCTTGCTTTTACCGCAGGTTTACCCATAAAATTTGAAGACAAAATGTACAATTGTGTAGCATTTTGTTCTGGAGGGCAAATCCAATACATAATTCCGAAACAAAATTTAGCCCAAGATGGTGTTCATTATGAACCCCGTTGGTTTACAGCCTGGGAAGTAGGTAAGCAGGCTAATATAAGTTTGAATGGGAAAGAAATTCCAATTGGAGATTATGTAATCGAGTTTGAAGAGTATACGATTGGTTTTGAAATATGTGAAGATGCTTGGAGGGACGACCGTCCTGCGAATAGATTATGTGAAAGGGGCGTAAATTTAATATTGAATCCATCTGCCAGCCATTTCGCTATTGACAAGTCTTTAAGCAGACAGGATTTAGTGTTGAGCAGTTCTGAAAAATACAATTGCACTTACATTTATGCTAATCTTCTCGGAAATGAAGCTGGAAGAATGATTTATGATGGTGAATTGATGATTGCTAAAAATGGTGAGCTGAAATTCAGAAATGAGTTATTGTCTTTTAGGAATTATCAATTGGGAATTTGGGATACGCAGAAAGATCATGCGAAAATTGCTTCTCCTTTTAAATCAAATCCTAATCAAGAATTCAGGAAAGCAGTTAGTTTAGCATTATTCGACTACCTTAGAAAAAGCTATAGCAATGGATTTGTGCTTTCTTTAAGTGGGGGAGCGGATTCATCCACTTCAGCTGTTTTAGTGGCTGAAATGATTCGCTTAGGCATTGAGGAATTAGGTTTGGAATTATTTCTAAAAAAAATCCATAAAGCTGACTGGTATGAAGAACTAAAAATTGAAGAAGAGGCAAGTAAAATAATAGCAAACCGTATTTTTACTACTGCTTATCAAAGCACAGAAAACTCAGGTTATACAACTTTCGAATCAGCAAAAAAGCTTGCAAATGAAATTGGTGCTATTTTTTATCATTGGAATATAGATGATGAAGTAAATGGATACACTCAGAAAATATCAGATAATATTGGTAGGAAGTTAAACTGGGAACAAGATGATATTGCACTTCAAAATATTCAAGCAAGAGCACGTTCTCCAATTATTTGGATATTAGCCAATATCAAAAATGCTTTGCTCTTAACCACTTCCAATAGAAGCGAAGGAAGTGTTGGATATACCACAATGGATGGTGATACAAGTGGCAGTATTGCACCTATTGCTGCAATAGGTAAACCTTTTATTATACAATGGCTAAAATGGGCAGAAAAAAACTTAGGATATAAATCTCTGAGTTATGTCAATAGCTTACAACCTACAGCGGAATTGAGACCAGAAAATAAAGCTCAATCTGATGAAACGGATTTGATGCCATATCCTTTATTACAAAAAATTGAAGAATTGGCTATTAGAGAACGATTTTCCCCAGTCGAGATTTATAAGGAATTAAAAATCTCATGGGATGGAAATATAAATATCCTTAAACCTTCCATACAGAAATTTTTTAAGCTGTGGTCTAGAAACCAATGGAAAAGAGAACGAATAGCCGTTTCCTTTCATTTAGATGACTATAATGTAGACCCTAAAACCTGGTGTAGGTTCCCAATCTTGTCATCATCTTTTAAAGAAGAACTTGAAGAATTGGAAAAAGCAGAATAA
- the rnc gene encoding ribonuclease III, whose protein sequence is MIRRFFTSFKKLSQEDKRLVAAIKSIVGYKPFRLELFRLVTQHSSVAKILPNGFRASNERLEYLGDAILGAVVADYLFKKYPFKDEGFLTEIRSRIVNRESLSLLAKKIGISQMLESDFSKSRFHFKSIYGDMMEAFIGAVYIDRGYKYCQRFIINKLIIPHFDLDEIIENNTNYKSILIEWSQKVNKSIRFDVEDQKQEGTKREFRAVIIVNGNKISKGAGLNKKKAEQNAAFKACQKLKLI, encoded by the coding sequence TTGATTAGGCGATTTTTTACTTCCTTCAAAAAATTATCTCAAGAAGACAAAAGGCTTGTAGCTGCAATAAAATCTATTGTTGGCTACAAGCCTTTTCGTTTAGAGTTATTTCGATTAGTTACACAACATTCTAGTGTGGCTAAAATACTTCCTAATGGGTTTAGAGCCTCTAATGAAAGACTTGAATATCTCGGGGATGCAATTCTTGGGGCAGTCGTAGCTGATTATCTTTTTAAAAAGTATCCTTTTAAAGATGAAGGTTTTCTCACCGAAATACGTTCTAGGATAGTTAATCGTGAATCTTTAAGCCTTCTAGCAAAAAAAATCGGGATCAGTCAAATGCTTGAATCTGATTTTTCCAAAAGTCGCTTTCATTTTAAATCTATTTATGGTGATATGATGGAAGCTTTCATTGGGGCTGTTTATATTGATAGAGGTTATAAATATTGTCAAAGATTTATCATCAATAAATTAATTATACCTCATTTCGATTTAGATGAGATAATTGAAAACAATACCAATTATAAAAGCATTCTTATTGAGTGGTCTCAGAAAGTTAATAAATCTATAAGATTTGATGTTGAAGACCAAAAGCAAGAGGGTACGAAAAGAGAATTTAGGGCTGTTATTATTGTAAATGGTAATAAAATCTCAAAGGGAGCTGGTCTCAATAAAAAGAAAGCAGAACAGAATGCTGCTTTTAAAGCATGTCAAAAATTAAAGCTTATATAG
- the fabF gene encoding beta-ketoacyl-ACP synthase II: MNLKRVVVTGLGALTPIGNSVEEYWGNLALGTSGAGPITKFDASKFKTQFACEVKNFQAEDYLDRKEARKMDPFTQYGMITAEQAIQDSKLDLSKIDLDRAGVIWGSGIGGIKTFQEEVDNFVTNDRNPRFNPFFIPKMISDICAGLISIKYGFRGPNFVTVSACASATNALIDAYNYIRLGKADVFISGGSEASVTESGIGGFNAMKALSERNDDPSTASRPFDKERDGFVLGEGGAALILEEYEHAVARGAKIYAEVIGGGMSADAHHMTAPHPEGLGATNVMKYAIEDAEIDPTEIDYINVHGTSTPLGDLSESRAIKKVFGEHAYNLNISSTKSMTGHLLGAAGAIEALACIFALEKQMVPPTINHFTDDDEFDPKLNFTFNKAQERKVKTVLSNTFGFGGHNTSIILRKLD, from the coding sequence ATGAATTTAAAAAGGGTAGTTGTAACGGGACTGGGTGCTTTGACGCCCATTGGAAATTCTGTCGAAGAATATTGGGGGAACCTAGCTTTGGGTACAAGCGGAGCCGGTCCCATTACTAAATTTGATGCGTCCAAATTCAAAACGCAATTCGCTTGTGAAGTAAAAAACTTCCAGGCTGAGGATTACCTCGATCGTAAAGAAGCCAGAAAAATGGATCCTTTCACTCAGTATGGTATGATTACCGCTGAGCAAGCAATTCAGGATTCAAAGCTTGATTTATCTAAAATTGATTTAGATAGAGCAGGGGTAATTTGGGGCTCAGGTATTGGAGGTATAAAAACTTTTCAAGAAGAGGTTGATAATTTCGTTACCAACGATAGAAATCCTCGCTTTAATCCATTTTTCATCCCTAAGATGATTTCTGATATTTGCGCAGGGCTAATTTCCATTAAATATGGCTTTAGAGGACCAAACTTTGTAACGGTTTCTGCTTGCGCATCTGCTACAAATGCTTTAATCGATGCTTATAATTATATTCGTTTAGGAAAAGCGGATGTATTTATTTCTGGTGGTTCTGAAGCTTCTGTAACGGAGTCAGGAATTGGTGGATTTAATGCTATGAAGGCTTTGTCTGAAAGAAATGACGATCCTAGCACAGCATCACGTCCATTTGATAAAGAACGGGATGGATTTGTATTAGGTGAAGGAGGAGCAGCATTGATTTTGGAGGAATATGAGCATGCAGTTGCTCGTGGAGCCAAAATCTACGCTGAGGTTATCGGTGGCGGAATGTCTGCTGATGCTCACCACATGACTGCACCACACCCTGAAGGTTTGGGAGCTACTAATGTGATGAAATATGCAATAGAGGATGCTGAAATCGATCCAACTGAAATTGATTATATTAACGTACATGGAACTTCAACTCCATTGGGTGATTTAAGTGAATCCAGAGCTATAAAAAAAGTATTTGGTGAACATGCTTATAATCTTAACATAAGTTCAACTAAATCAATGACTGGCCACTTATTAGGTGCAGCTGGTGCAATTGAAGCTTTAGCATGTATTTTCGCTCTTGAAAAACAAATGGTTCCTCCTACGATTAACCATTTTACGGATGATGATGAGTTCGATCCAAAATTGAATTTCACATTTAATAAAGCACAAGAAAGGAAAGTGAAAACAGTATTGAGTAATACCTTCGGTTTTGGAGGTCACAATACTTCGATCATTTTAAGAAAGTTAGATTAA
- a CDS encoding acyl carrier protein, producing the protein MSEIAQKVKAIIIDKLGVEESEVTAEASFTNDLGADSLDTVELIMEFEKEFNISIPDDQAENIGTVGQAISYLEENVK; encoded by the coding sequence ATGTCTGAAATAGCACAGAAAGTAAAGGCAATTATCATTGACAAACTAGGTGTAGAAGAGTCAGAAGTGACTGCAGAAGCAAGCTTCACCAATGATTTGGGAGCAGATTCACTGGATACAGTGGAGTTGATCATGGAGTTTGAAAAGGAATTCAATATTTCTATTCCAGATGATCAAGCCGAAAATATTGGTACTGTTGGACAGGCCATTTCTTACTTAGAAGAAAACGTAAAATAA
- a CDS encoding IPExxxVDY family protein has translation MNKQLWQDTFSVDFQLLAISSSLTDFQMAWHINEHTHFSLKRAKDHLIELKKGHFLNTSCFQHQTENISIKLLKNKLNESEAPQAFLIPEMKNIDYFLLIHDDTEELEILNVKSTLSKIKNVILIQILDANRLKSVVNLMT, from the coding sequence ATGAACAAACAACTTTGGCAAGATACATTTAGTGTAGACTTTCAATTATTAGCTATTTCCTCTTCTTTGACTGATTTTCAAATGGCATGGCACATAAATGAACATACTCATTTTTCATTAAAAAGAGCAAAAGACCATCTCATAGAATTGAAAAAAGGACACTTTCTTAATACATCTTGCTTTCAACATCAAACAGAAAACATTTCCATAAAATTACTGAAAAATAAATTAAATGAAAGTGAAGCTCCACAAGCTTTCCTGATTCCTGAAATGAAAAACATCGACTATTTCCTACTAATTCACGATGATACAGAAGAATTAGAAATACTTAATGTAAAAAGTACACTAAGTAAAATAAAAAATGTAATTTTGATTCAAATTTTGGATGCCAACCGATTAAAATCGGTTGTAAACTTAATGACATAA
- the pyk gene encoding pyruvate kinase — MKRENIKFNKSKIVATVGPASNTKEMLQKLVKAGADVFRLNFSHGDHKIHQQTLQYIEEINKEWGTNISILQDLQGPKIRCGEIKDGSVEIKEGDEFIISIKEMVGDAKKVSTTYQGLPSDVKKGDTILIDDGNIQLKVISSDKTEVKTKIIYGGELKSKKGINLPNTNVSAPSLTEKDLEDLKFGLKNEVDWIALSFVRSAADVLDLKNRIRYNGKECKVVAKIEKPEALKDIDNIIAATDAVMVARGDLGVEIPMEDVPLAQKMIIRKCNEACKPVIVATQMMESMIENPRPTRAETNDVANAILDGGDAVMLSAESAAGHYPVESVMSMSNTIASIEKHDSIYFKYGHVSRNSDTFNSDNLVQTACKLAQETNAKAIVGMTKSGYTAYRLASHRPKAGIFIFTPNHDLLETINLVWGVRGYIYENYESTDQTFADIENTLKKDNHVQSGDIIILMASMPIKDKNRTNMLKVTEVK, encoded by the coding sequence ATGAAAAGAGAAAACATCAAATTCAACAAATCAAAAATTGTAGCAACCGTTGGCCCAGCTTCCAACACTAAAGAGATGTTACAAAAATTAGTGAAAGCAGGTGCCGATGTTTTTAGACTCAACTTCTCACATGGTGATCATAAAATCCATCAGCAAACACTTCAATATATTGAGGAGATTAATAAAGAATGGGGAACCAACATTAGTATACTGCAAGATTTGCAAGGCCCTAAAATTAGGTGCGGAGAAATAAAAGACGGAAGCGTTGAAATAAAAGAGGGGGATGAATTCATCATCTCTATCAAAGAAATGGTTGGCGATGCCAAAAAAGTCTCTACTACTTATCAGGGCTTACCTTCAGATGTTAAAAAAGGAGATACCATTTTGATAGATGATGGAAACATTCAATTAAAAGTGATTTCATCCGATAAAACGGAAGTTAAAACCAAAATAATTTATGGTGGAGAACTAAAGTCCAAGAAAGGAATCAACTTACCCAACACGAATGTTTCAGCTCCCAGCTTAACAGAGAAAGATTTAGAAGATTTAAAATTTGGACTTAAAAATGAGGTAGATTGGATAGCATTATCATTTGTAAGATCTGCTGCTGATGTTCTGGATTTGAAAAACAGAATTCGATATAACGGAAAAGAATGTAAAGTTGTGGCGAAAATTGAGAAGCCAGAAGCCTTAAAAGATATTGATAATATTATTGCCGCAACCGATGCAGTTATGGTAGCACGTGGTGATTTAGGAGTTGAAATCCCAATGGAAGATGTTCCATTAGCTCAAAAAATGATCATCAGAAAATGTAATGAAGCATGCAAACCGGTAATTGTTGCTACACAGATGATGGAAAGTATGATCGAAAACCCTCGTCCTACTAGAGCTGAAACCAATGATGTAGCCAATGCTATTTTAGATGGTGGTGATGCTGTAATGCTATCAGCAGAATCTGCAGCTGGACATTACCCAGTTGAATCTGTTATGAGTATGTCTAACACTATTGCTAGCATTGAAAAACATGATTCTATTTATTTTAAATATGGTCATGTGTCTCGAAATTCAGATACTTTTAATAGCGATAATCTGGTTCAAACTGCTTGTAAATTAGCTCAAGAAACAAATGCCAAAGCCATAGTTGGAATGACAAAATCAGGTTATACAGCTTATAGATTAGCTAGCCACAGACCAAAAGCTGGAATATTTATTTTCACTCCAAATCATGACTTATTGGAAACCATTAATTTAGTTTGGGGAGTTAGAGGCTATATTTATGAAAACTATGAAAGCACCGACCAAACTTTTGCTGACATTGAAAACACCTTAAAAAAGGATAATCATGTACAAAGTGGTGATATTATTATTTTAATGGCTAGTATGCCAATTAAAGATAAAAACCGAACCAATATGTTAAAAGTAACTGAGGTGAAATAA